The sequence acaaagcaaaGCCTTATGTGCCTTATGATTTAGGACGTATTTCCATTGTATTCTAATGTTTTCTTATTCATCACATTGCTCGAATGGTGCTTcgagttttgaattttgattccAATGAATTGATTTCACGTCAAATTTACCACCACTAGCATACGGCACTGTATATGTCTTCACAACAAGGATCGAAGACTCATACAGTCCGCCAGTGCTCTGatgatgatttttaatttttcggtaagGCCAAAATGAATTTCCACTTTTAATCGATGTTGATGACGGTGATGAAACTAGGTTCAATAGTGGAACGATCGAACATATGTCTGTGTGGTCAATGGCATACAGAAAACAGAACTAATataatgaaaatgagtgacgATGATTTATAAATATATTAGGATTTAATGAATGTAAGACATCGGTATTTGCCCCGAGAGACGCGGTCTCCGAAAGCTTGGGCCGCGAGAGATCCTTCCTGGTGTCCCGACTTTATTTTTCGTCGGGCCAGGGCGAGCTTTGGCACAGCCCAGAGCTTGGAACCGTCCCACCTGGGTCCGATCTTTGCTTGACTTTCGCTCCTTAAAGCTACTAAAATATTGCGTGACTTCGACAGCTTTCTAGCAAAGTGCCGCTGGAGTGACCATGAGTCCTGTGTAGCTCCTCGATTATTAGTACTAGTAGTAATAGTAGCAATTTAGAGTAAAAGGTAGTCATATTAGTACACTAAAGTAAAATCACAATCAAGGGGTTTGAAGGGCATTGCAGCTGCCAGGGGCTAGCGGTTTTAGTTCTGGGGCCTGTATTCGGACCGGTACGATTTGACGAAACTTGTGACTGACGGCTGAGGAGCGGCAGTTTCCGTCGTCGGGGAGGCACCCGTGTGGTGATCGTGGACTTCCTCAGTCTGCTTGAGGTTGTCGTAGATCTGCTGGAACGTTGGCATTTTGTCCTTGCCAATGGTCATCTCCTTGATGTCGTCATCCTTGGGCAGAACTTTGTGATGGGGAGCATGGACGGCGGAACCATCTGGTCGCACCATCACCACCATGGGCCCGGTCAGGAAGTTGGTGTTCTGCTCGTATGGGGCCAGGCTGTCGAAATGATTCGATGCGGCTCCCTGGTAGCGCTGGTAGATATCGTAGCCGGCGCCGGCACCAGTCAGGGGCAGGTAGTTTTGCGGTTCGGCGTACTGCAGGTTTTGAGCAGTGGCAGCGTTGTTGTAGTCGTAGTCCATGCCGAATTTATCGACGGCTGAGTCCTGTTTGCGGTTGCCTCCGGATTGCGGGGCGGCATCATCAAACAGTGGGTTGTGTTCGTACTGACTCTCGCTGGCGATCTGAGCCGGGGCTTCAGTGGTCTGTTGGGCCTTCTTCTTGCCGTTCTTGGTGTGACCGTCCATCATGGCGTCCCAAACTGGAAGGAAGGAAAATAGTAAAGGTCAGTTGTAATAAATTATGCGGCTTTAAGCTGGACGTATTAATTCGCCGGAGAGGTCGTTTCCTGAATTTATCGCCCGCGCGATTGCAATTTGATCGTTTCCCGGTTCAATGCTATGATGGCATCGATTGGTGAAGGCTCGCTGCATTGAGCGGCGACATGCACACTAACATTCGAACGAGTGAAATGATGGAAGATGCTAGCACTGGGTAGATTTGCACACGCAATGAGTAGAGCCCCTATCGGATAGAGGTCAAAGAAGAATGCATTGTAGGCAGAGTAGATTGCACGATCTTTCTTTTCTCGATCGCGGAGGTCACATCACGTGGATGGCCTGAAACGGCGATCGCGATTATTATAGGAAATACAATGCATGCATGCAGAAAGCGTGACTGAGATTCTCTTCTACATAAAAGTGTCAAGGACAGTGTtgccaaattttggaaaataattagtatttaaaaataaatcacaCAAGAAAGTGTAGCAATAATCAACAATTGTAATAAGTTTAGTAAATGAAAGAAGTTTTGATTATCTGCTAACACTGCCACTATTTGCAAGAAGAAAGAACACAAAGGCAACGACGCAGTCGTGGATCAAACACGCTATGGCCAAGGTCGATcggttttaaaaatagttatctTGTTGCGCCAATAATGCATCTGTTAGCAACAACGGAGGTGGCTCTTCTCTCCGCCGAGCAAACTCCGCGTACAGAATAATAAATTAGGCATCAGATGTCGTTGAGCTATGGACCTGTTCATGTGTTCAACAAAAGCGCAAACATTTGTCAAATCATAGACAGTGTCACGTCATCCATCGGAACGTCGTCATTCGTAGATTTGTCAAGTTTAGCACTGTCGTTCATATTGAACCAAGAGGTCAATGTGTATTGGCAATATTGGATCCTCGTCTAAGCCAAGCTCATCTTCGATTCAGCTCGTTGGCGGGGTCCGGACTTCCTCATCAATTGACGACATTGACTCAATCGCACTCTCAACTCCACTCAGCAAAGTCCCCGACTCATATGAATCACACTCACACCTTTTTACTTAGGACTTGCACACCTCTTCAGCGACCCCTCATCAGGAAACGACACTCGACTGGCCGTAATTGAGTTGTCAATAattattcagttttttttatgattcgCCTCCTCGGGCCATGTGTACTTACTTATATCATGGGCATCGCGCTGGTACGGATCCATCGAGTCCAGATGTGACTCGTTCATGTCCTGCAGCTTGTTGATTCCGTACATTAGGAGGTTTCGTTTGCACATGTTGGTCGGCATCTCCTGCGATCCCTTGCAGTAGGTGGACACTTGTTTGGCAAACATCGAGTACAGGTGCGACATCTGAAAGGTAAGAGAGAGAAGCGATTTTGTGGTGAGTAATTGGTGGATCACATGTGAAAGGAATGTGGAGAAAGTGCGACCTTGACAAAGACGAACACCGTTGATGCGAGCGTGATTTGTGTGGCGTGCAGCCACGAACCTCCAGCACGCTCTTCGTGAAGACAGTCATAACTTGCGCGTTGCGTCTCTTATTAGCAAAACATATGAAGTGCGGCGGCGGACAAGTCCGCGCAGCAAGCAAGGTTACCCAAGGTTTGATGGGGCTCGAATAtggtttaacaaaaaaaaaatgtgaagcaTAGACAGACAAAGTATAAAGAAGGGTGGGAAACGGGCGATTCGGTCATTGCATGATAAGGCATGATTTAGAGCCGCCCGTCCATCGTTGATGATGTCTTTCTGGCTcacgaaataaaaatatgacTCACCGTGGCAAGTGAAGCTGTTTTGTTTATCTACTCTTGCGCGGATTGAAGGTCAGCGGGCAGCTTGAGATTCGCATTCGGATTGCCAGGCGATTCAATTACAAATGAGGTGCGGTTTGGGgtctttgttatcatttttgcgCATTTGAAATGATGAATTGAGTAACCGCAATAATAATGTCGGAGCGAGGAACAGAGGtttgaaaaaaacaaattttgaaacattCAACAAAGGGTTGATATTGAGCGTTCGTGTCAcatttcgacattgttgtttcagaagggcgaaagtcgcaaacgtaaacattgacttcttctgctgattcCAGGAAGATTAGAGGCTTCTGGCGGTATTTTTcacttccgttcgatagaaagcgcggagcgccaccagttccaagtggttgttagctgggagcggtcctagatgatgaggaatttgcaggaaaaggcattgtttacgtttgcgacattggcccttattgaaacaaccgtgtcgaattaattattttgaaagagCGGATTGATCtattctgaatttcagaatttaTCTCATACACGATGACTCTGCGTCTTCGTACGTTATACGTACATATGTAATTTTGCGACGAATACTTTTTTATAGCTATGATTGACCGTAAATTGTAAATTCCTTGTCTGAAAGAGGGCGACCAATGTTGTCGGATTTTCCCAGAAAGTGATTGTTTTGGAATGATTTTGCTTTCTAATGGCTTATTTACAAAATCATGTACACCCAAATTGCAAATTGACCCCGAGTTGTATTTATACAACACCATGATTCAGTTGCTTACAATacaagttacgcccaaatcgcaaatcggtcctGAATTTTTAAAACCTGAGAACTATTTGTAATTCGCTTTGGCGCTGATCAAGCATAGCCCTCTCCATCCCCATTGGTGTTGGTGCtgtgtttacaaaattttcctttgtttgctgttagaactgtcatatttttcttgtttgctgttagaaaacaacaaacaatgCGTGGAAACACTAAGAAAAATATCGCAAATTTGAACTAGACATCAGGTGAAAatgataattttcattttgattcagtgtgcagcaaaaaaaaattcactctgtgatagtgttggtaaaatctgctTGGAGACCTCAATTGTGGTTTCCATCCACATCAGTATTAcaccgaaaaaattctttatattgaatatatttgtcgcacacataaatttttgcaatttggtgacccaaatatatgcaatttgtacccacacataaattcaataactgcatcttagagaccacacatacattttatttgattatagattatatttgtacttcgcgtggagagtggttatgtgtgcactaattagaatcatgaattaaattaatggatttttgccaataaaaatgtgtagaatttttgtagtgtagtggaatatttacaaaatatttctttgtttgctattaaaaatGTCAGTTTTTGATTGTCTGCTGAAggaaaacaacaaacaaatgCGTGACtaagaaaaatatcacaaatttcAACTAGACGCATAGTTTTGTCTGACAGACATCAagtgaaaatattgtttttaatttgattCAGTGTACAGCCCGAAAAAACTAGTCTGggttagaggcctgaataagagaaacgcggatagcctcgtgccgccaatcgaaccgtcaaaaaatagcagccaatcgagcaggagacctgtcaagcagccaaaatgttggctcaaatactgaaaatggccaaattcgattttatgccatttatcaacaaacaaaattgaatgtattttacattagtttgcaataatatatgcaagtcataaatagattatgaaatgaaattccattgtttattggattcaaTTGTTATGTAATGTGGACAcataaaatagcggattgtgagattttatctacataaaccatttcttccttttcatgtgttgttctttgatgaagaagattgaatgcagtgttggcagagtcatattttctatccgcgtttctcttattcaggcctctagtctGGGTTATATGGGGGACACacttgtggtattcgtaccatggtacaaaaatcttgaaatgagtgccATACCAATTATTGCCTTCATTAAAGAGagccttgaaattattttcttgtcgccttgtaccatggtacgaataccacaagtgtgtgcaaaagatattttagttactagataaagattgtcgcttcggttccctttgttctgctgtccgaaacatgtgtggtacatacctgtcaaatcgtatggattttccctctttgacatttagctcccctatcctcgccagcaaaagatgttccggacagcgacgacagcgacaatctttatctagtaactaaaatatcttttgtgcgTGCCCCATATTAGTGTTGGTGAAATAGGTACctcaataggccttttcatgtgacactgccgagactgcacttgtttacaaccgctgaacaggcccgcAAACCCGAAGcttttttttatcctttattagcAAGACTTTCAGCCCGGACCCTATTACTTTttatagaagaactgtcaattgactaTAGAATCAGCTGATTCGAACTTCTCGTGAAAAGGCTTATAGACTGAACTGTTATTCCATCAAAGCGCAGTGGGCTTTTTCACGAGACGTTGAAAAATGGTTGATTTtaccgtcaattgacagttcttttATGAAAGTTACAGCTTCGGGTTTGCGCAGCTTGTTCATCGGTTCTAAACAAActcagtctcggcagtgtcacatgaaaaggtcTATAACTGTTTCAGcgagaaaattatttaagctcttttaatggaatgtcttcaactgtcataagacgagtttagtactttccattggATTCCATCACGTTttgtaatctttgcagatacgtatttcgacctcaactgtgaggcaaGTCTTCAGTGCCTTGTACTTAACTCGACTAAGTAAATAAGCCGAGTCAAGTATGATACAGTGAAGACGGCCTCACTtatctgcaaagattacaaaacgttgtggaattaaatggaaagtacttaactcgtcttatgacagctttttcttcgtttttaggtttgttttttttttgatcaaTATTCAGTGATCAAATGAAAGACTTCTAAAACTAAAATAAGATATAAACAAGAAAAGCACTTTATGTACAAGAGTACATAAATGTCAAAAAGTGTTGTTGTAAGGTGTTTATTACAAACAAGTTGTGTCATTGTCGCTCTTGAGAATTCAACACAGGCGTTGGATGATCAATCAAGAGAAGAAGCTATTAAAAGGAACGGAAGATTTTGTGGCAAAGATTCCGAAATCAATCAAAGATGTCATACGGATTTGGCCTTCAGCTGTCACATCCGACCTTTGACTACCATAGCCTAGCCAAAGAATAGACTCGTTGGAAACAAGCATTCGGAATCTATTTGCGTACCAACAAGATATCAAAGACTGAACAAAATATTTTCCTGTACTAATCGGGTCGAAGTTTTCAACTCACAATGACAGAGTCGGTGACAATCAATAAATGGCCTGTTCGAGGTTCAACGATGTTCCGAAAAACCACCGCAGTCTCGAGCGAAAATATGAAGCAGAGGTCCAGAAGGCGGTACAATAGGAAGATACTCCCTTCAGAGATGATCCGGATGCCGACAACTTTTGAGGTTCCTTTTTCAAAAAGAGATCTATGCTTCTTCAGTTATTTGACTATAGGCGGAGGCGGCCTGGAATCCTCGGGAGGTGATTTCAGCAGATTTTGGATAAGGCTTCGTTCAAGGCGACTGCAAGAGTTGTCGATAGTGACTGACAACGAcggtttgaatttttcttcttatcaTTCTTGAACGCTCGCCGGCCACTATTAAAAGGAAATCGTCCACTTGATACCGGTATGAAAATACCCTTGAAAAGATTGGCGAAAACCTCCTCCATCGCCATCAGGAAGAGTGTTGCAGCGATAACTGAGCCTTTAAGAACCCCTGTCTCCTTCTTCAAAGTCCTAGATAATGATGCTTCGAGTTGAACGGAAGCAGTGgtctgaaaatttgttttttgtcGAGCTGAAAAAGATCTACAGAATTTCCCTGATGCTTCAGTTTTTTCAAGATGCTGGGGTTCCAAGTCCTGTTGTAAGCCCTGGAGATGCCCAGGGAGACTAGTTCGGTGTGATGGCCAGCGTTCTTTGCCTCAACGATTATTTGGACAAGCGATATACAGTACGTAACTGGTCCTACGGCCAGAACGAAATGCGTGCTGCCTGTTGTCAACTCGACCGGTATTTTTGATGAGTTGCGTTAGTCTCTTGTTGACCATCTTCTTACTAACTTTTGCTGTGACGTTGCTGAGCACAATCAGGAGGTGGCTGCCAGCTTGGCTGGGGAGCAGTGTTGATAAAATTATtcacaaatctcaatcatcaaGCCCTCACGCGCGAGCAAACCCGTTTGCGAATTTAAAGGAATGAGTTTTACATCACCCCTGAGCTCCACTTATTTTCCAACAAATCATTTCGTTCCAAAGAGCGTTTAAAACTGTTTTGGGGGCAATTCATTGTTTACACACGCAAGAGCATCAATTTTTTAATGCGGCGGACTCAAGTAGACACAGTAGACATCGCAACCACGGAAACATCGATGGTTGACCCCCCGTTTCTTGTATATAAGTTTTGGAGATCAAATTGATCACTATACTACAACTGGCGTATGATGGAATGACTGCCCCAGGCACGGTGGTTTGCGTCTCCAAGAATCATCATATGCAGCGGCTGTTCCTTGGAGACTTTGACGAGTTCCCTCTtcaatccagctttccattGGGAAGGTAGATGGACACGAGAGTGACAAGGAAAGACCAGTTCAGCCTCACTACCACGATCGGGAAACTAGCATCGAGATCCAATTGATAGAAGGGTCCTGGATTTCTAGGGCGCCTGATAAGTTCTTATTTGATCGATTTTTCACTTTTCCTTTTCTGTAAAAGAAGTTTAACGTTGGATgggaataaagaaagaaatttcttttgaacatgGTACCAATCCTATGTGAAAGTGGCATTTCGATCCACACAGATCAGTTGTCAGAATTTCGCTCGGTAATATTGAGCAAAATTTCGTGACCTAGTAGGAAAGAAGAGTTCGTAAGTCTATAATCGAAGAGAAGCATCACCAATTGTAGGGAACAGATCTTACGTAAGCTGAGGTGCACGTTCGAAATGATTCTGTTTTTGAGAGGACTTGTTGGAGAGCGGATGGGAATttgcgaagtcgaagcaaaattcttcacaaaatCAATGCCGTTTCTTTATGGGTGTTTACAGTAGAGGAACAAAGAGGAGGGGATgtcggccatgtttcactcaaactctgacagatagcaattgGTTTTCCCATAGGAGCGACGAGTAAAATTTGCTTCGACGTAACAAATAGTGTTATCCAGATTTCCAAGGtctgtcggtgtgtaaaaatcaatcgatcAATGTGTGTGGCAGTGTAatatattgtgccttgcaagaaaatgacaactttcgtgatcattttccaaggctctcatagatgtgaaaaatttctccgcagtacaaatagcacgtgctatccaagcatttACCGCCGGAATGCACCACGTGGCgactaaattttaaaaaatatcgaagtagctttttttctggaggtatgtttttcttaggcgactatctgacgcgtatttttcgttgcgaccaaaaatgagcggaagagtagattttttttatgagcggtacagtatAAAGCAAATACATTCAATTGCTTTGAAACCATCAAAGTAGGCCTAATGCGAACCACAACTGATAGTCACATTattagcaatcaaagcaatcgggcaATGTTTCGACAGCCACACATAGTGAACCATCAAATGGCATAAGGTGTTCAAAGTGGCACCCGCACTTGCCTACAGCCAGAATACACTCCACACACTGTACTGGAGGAAAACTCCCCGGCGGAAACGCCATTTTCTCTTTCTCTAATCCCAGACACAAAATTTTGACCATTTTACCACACTCCCAAGCCGCCGTTACCGATCGTGGAAAGCTGGAAACCAAATATTTTGTCAAGTGGCTATCGAAATGACTTCCAAACAACAAGTCCTTCGACAAAAAGTTATTGTTGCGGTCATGGAAAATTCAGGCCAGTTCCATAGGTGGATTGTGAAACAGTTCTTCCGTCTGGTTGTTCGTTCAGCAGACAATGAAGGGGGGTGGGCTTTGTCTTCAAGGTAAGGAAGACGCCTAACTGATTCGATAAACAAAATACGGTGGTTAAATCGCGAGCCAATAAGCTGTACCGCGGAGTGCTTGATACAGCCGAAATGCATCGTAATGGACGGACGAGACGTACATTGAAGTGGACGCCTAGCAGATCCCCTGCCTTGAATTTTTCGTCCGCATGTCCCGCCTGGATTTCCCGGAGAAGTATCGGACAATTTTGCCAAGAGGTTCTTGGTGTGGCAGGGGATCTGTGCGCAAATTTGGCAAGTCGTCGACCGGCACCATCAATGGCAAATTGTATAAGTAAAAATGCCTGCAGAAGCATCGGTTCCTCTGGTTCAACAAAGATGGCACTCTGTTCTTGCCATTACGCAATACCACTGATGCAGTGGTACGCAGCCAACGAAGAGGATTTTCACCAAAGGACTCGCCAAACTCGTCAGAACTTCTCTCAATAGAAAAGAAGAACCCTTATTTTTTATTCTGCTAACTAAttccaaattagaaaaaaacaaacataaaagaGGCCGCTATTTAATATTTTCTAATATTCGCTCGTTTTTAGTCCAACACTAACCAGATCTTTACACCggtaatttaatttttcaatctcAAAAATAGTTTCCACTGTCATTTGTCTGCCCTTTGCTTTGTAGAAATAGTTTGATAGGCACTTTAAGCCTATTTCAATTCAATAATCATTTTTAAAACTGATAGGCAAAccaaattttattgttttttttttcaattcctgaCCTTCTACACTatcaatttttgtttgttttgggcgcgatgaaattaaaattcataacaGTTGACAGCAGTTGAAATATTATTCCAGTTCTAAAtcctttttgaaaagttatttaGTATTTTATATCAGTCTCAGATTATCAATGTCCcagtcaaaaaaataaaaataaatggaaaCAAAGAGTAAAAAAAGTTTTGCAGTGTCATCCGGCCTAAAATAAATTacctacacactcagtttttctTTCTgtagctcggcaaaaatccgcacagccgtgagcccaacaaaataaaaactgatatcccggcaaaaatgacgtgtgttagctgattttcggcaaattatttgctgattttcagtaactttgacagaaatttcggcaaaaaacatgtttgctggggcccggctgtgcgaaactcggtaaaagttcaacattttgctgagatcccggtaaaaaacttAAGTGTGTAAACAAGGCGACTGTCAGACCAAAATTAAATTGCAGCATTTTAACgaatttaattttaatgttaAAAAATAGTTCGAGGCGTGAAAAAATATAAGTTTCAAATGAGATTGTTTTGAGAATGATTTTCAATAAGTTTCGTTTCCAATTCCTCATAATTCTTAATACTCTGGAATACTGCCACTTCAGCTAATGATGCTTCCTAAACAAAGCATATTTTAGTCGTTAGAGCAGCCAATAATGTAGTCAGTAATCAATTGATAGCTTGCCATTTCTACATCGGTGAATTCCTTCTAGTCGCACCCACCTAAATACCACAGTTCCTCAAATCGATTCATTTGGACGGAATTCCTCTCCAAATAAGGCCCGTGCAAATCCAGTTTGCTTCAAACGAGATCTTCTCAATAGATGCGCGTCGCTTTTCGATCGCCACAAATTCCACACGCGGCCTTTTCCACCCAGCCGCGGGCGGCTACCATCTGCCCCCGATCGGCACAAATCCCATAAAATCGATATTAATTTTATTCAGCGCCATTCAGTCGTCCCGGAACCTCTTTGGCTTGAGTTCTCCTCAGTGCGGCTGCGAGGAAGACGAATGGGGCCGGGGAGTAGGAACCGACCCGCTTGGGCAAGCGGGGAAAAGAAATTTACTGCTCGACCGGCGATCGAGATCCGACTCAAGCCAGTTGTTCAGACGTCATCCGCTTCTACGCTGAGACGACAGTCTCGCTAGAATGCGATCGTTCTTTGCGAGTCCCTGTCCAACGTACAGCCAAGGTCAGCCAAGGTTATCGCGGTCCAGGAATCTTCCAACCCGAACGAAGCATCGAGATACGATGCATAAAACATGAGCTTTCGAGCCGTGGCGGTTGCCGACGACGATGAGGATGAAAAACAGCAGCGCGATCATCGCTTGCGGTATGCTAATGTTGCAACCCCAGGCATGCGGCGTGCTTGACCTCTCCGCCATCCAAGAGATCGATCATCATTGATCGAAAAATGAATGCGATTGCTTTGCCGGTGGTACTATGGAGGCTCAGGTGgacaaaatttatgaaattttagtTCCAGACAGATTAATTAGCGACTTTCATGAGTTATGAGACTTGTTTATAGTTGCCATAATCGTTTTGCGTCCTGCAGCACTAATGACACTGTAAAATCTCAAGAAGTGAACTTTTAAACAATTCATTGTGCAATAAAATCTTTCTAATTAACAGATGTCTGTTCTGTCACATATGCACATAAAAATGTCGAATGAGACCATAAACGTGAGAGCGATTTTAACCACAGAGGTACCCCACAGTAGCTTCAGAAACATCCAGATGAATTCTCGGGCGCAGCAGAACCACCACAAAGTTGATTGGAATCTCTACCGGTTCTGCCTTCTGCGGGTGCGAGCGCGATCATGTACTACTTCCTCATCTCATCTCGCCCTGGCTGGTTGCGCGAAGCGAAGGGTGATGAAGTGCCGCGCATCAGATCGATTGATCGAGAAATCGTGACGCTCCAGCTCCCCGAGCTGACCGATGGGCCATCCCAACGCGGGTGCGCGAGTTCAATTCCAACAAATGGGGGAGCGTAGGCAGTAGCGGGCTTAGTTTCACGAAACATGGCTCTAGGAATTACATCAGCGCGGCGCGAGAGCAGCATTCTCGATCGTTGTAAAGTTCCCATCGAACGAGCTTTACAAGATTGATCGCAAGTCCACACACACGGTTTGCGATCAATCAGCACCGCTGACTAGGGATTTCTTACGGAACAGGTTAGCGGATGGGTCGATGGATGATTAGCTTGGGGAGACTCCATGACCGTGACCGTGAGCAAAGGAAGATCCTCGTAAGCATCTTCATTGTTGACGAAGTCGTCGTGACAGGTCGTAATAATCTTTTTTCTTACAAAGAAGGTATCGAGTTGTTGAGCCAAGCTTTAGCCAAGTTGTTTAtg comes from Armigeres subalbatus isolate Guangzhou_Male chromosome 2, GZ_Asu_2, whole genome shotgun sequence and encodes:
- the LOC134209313 gene encoding rhythmically expressed gene 5 protein, yielding MAHSGRISLGVALMAMTLLSQCSGSAIPMWEFLSRGEKMSHLYSMFAKQVSTYCKGSQEMPTNMCKRNLLMYGINKLQDMNESHLDSMDPYQRDAHDIIWDAMMDGHTKNGKKKAQQTTEAPAQIASESQYEHNPLFDDAAPQSGGNRKQDSAVDKFGMDYDYNNAATAQNLQYAEPQNYLPLTGAGAGYDIYQRYQGAASNHFDSLAPYEQNTNFLTGPMVVMVRPDGSAVHAPHHKVLPKDDDIKEMTIGKDKMPTFQQIYDNLKQTEEVHDHHTGASPTTETAAPQPSVTSFVKSYRSEYRPQN